One Paraburkholderia phytofirmans OLGA172 genomic window carries:
- a CDS encoding lytic polysaccharide monooxygenase yields MYKSTHRSFTKRHLAFALVALFGATLVHAHGRLTEPASRIVLCAAKKNSNCNVEAWQANAMENGKFFPATQAGLPDSFAPQDVRNALPPKDGEIAGSSVNGNVPVLNEQSADRWTKIPMRANSLQTFRWDYAALHATRRWNYFITRSDWNPAKPLTRAQFEEKPFCMYQNNGQPYWQANLQPPQPTIHQCQLPNRSGYQVILAVWEVADSQMGFYQVVDTYFTSAKGSPVMRPF; encoded by the coding sequence ATGTACAAAAGCACGCATCGCTCATTCACCAAACGCCATCTGGCTTTCGCGCTAGTTGCGCTATTCGGCGCCACCCTCGTTCACGCTCATGGGCGTCTGACCGAACCTGCCTCCCGTATCGTGTTGTGTGCGGCGAAAAAGAATTCAAATTGCAATGTCGAAGCGTGGCAGGCAAACGCCATGGAGAATGGCAAATTCTTTCCCGCTACGCAGGCGGGCCTGCCGGATTCTTTCGCGCCCCAGGACGTTCGGAACGCACTGCCGCCGAAGGATGGCGAGATCGCCGGCTCGAGCGTCAATGGGAACGTTCCGGTGCTGAATGAACAGTCTGCAGACCGATGGACCAAGATTCCGATGCGGGCCAATTCGCTGCAGACCTTCAGGTGGGACTATGCAGCGTTGCACGCGACGCGGCGCTGGAACTACTTCATCACGCGTTCAGACTGGAATCCGGCCAAACCTCTCACGCGAGCGCAGTTCGAAGAAAAGCCGTTCTGCATGTACCAGAACAACGGACAACCCTATTGGCAAGCCAACCTTCAGCCCCCTCAGCCGACGATTCATCAATGTCAGTTGCCGAATCGCAGCGGCTATCAGGTAATTCTCGCCGTATGGGAAGTTGCCGATTCGCAGATGGGCTTCTATCAGGTCGTCGATACCTATTTCACTTCGGCGAAGGGTAGCCCCGTGATGAGACCGTTTTAA
- a CDS encoding LuxR C-terminal-related transcriptional regulator, with the protein MDKLRIVLADDHPLFVLGVKGLIAQRRIGIGAAIQVASDSDALIDMLGTIPCDLLVTEYVMPGLRYGDGMRLLGYVRRTFPELRVIVLTTVHNIGVRGSIWRTGVAGLVSKADLTEALPIAIQAVAGGRRYLSPMMRASLIAGDTTADGSAVRLSPRESEVLRLFASGLSAAEVADRLQRSRKTISRHKRSGMARLGITTDSALFQYMSAYDASQTARRRGLT; encoded by the coding sequence TTGGACAAGCTACGAATTGTGCTAGCCGATGATCATCCGTTATTCGTACTCGGCGTCAAAGGGCTGATTGCCCAGCGGCGCATTGGTATTGGCGCCGCGATTCAGGTGGCATCGGATTCTGATGCCTTGATCGATATGCTTGGCACGATACCGTGCGATCTGTTGGTGACCGAGTATGTGATGCCGGGTCTGAGGTACGGAGACGGGATGCGTTTGCTCGGTTATGTGCGCCGGACTTTTCCCGAATTGCGGGTGATCGTGCTGACGACGGTCCACAACATCGGCGTGCGCGGTTCGATCTGGCGAACTGGGGTAGCGGGACTGGTGAGCAAGGCGGACCTGACGGAAGCGCTCCCTATTGCGATTCAAGCGGTCGCGGGTGGTCGCCGCTACCTGTCGCCGATGATGCGGGCGAGTCTGATCGCAGGCGACACGACGGCAGACGGATCGGCCGTGCGACTGTCACCACGCGAATCTGAGGTGTTGAGATTATTTGCATCGGGATTGTCGGCGGCGGAAGTAGCCGATCGCCTGCAGCGCAGCCGAAAGACGATCAGCCGCCACAAGCGCTCGGGCATGGCGCGCCTCGGCATTACGACGGACAGCGCGTTGTTTCAGTACATGAGCGCATACGACGCCAGTCAGACAGCGAGGCGGCGCGGTCTGACCTGA
- a CDS encoding DUF6531 domain-containing protein: protein MAAIDEWCATPTDHDESCPVADPVYPANGKVTLSENDFRSGDGVPLTFTRSYLSSPFLKSATAMGPVWMSNWQRQLNVAGTSGSSPKVIAYRANGQPLTFLFTNGQWKTSSFSGLALAQNGSGWALTDLTTDTVESYSAQGVLLSETPHTGFTRTLTYDGAGRLTAINQRAAGAVPKYELLSIKLEYDTSGRIYRMTDPSGGLTQYGYDGSSNLVSVTWPDGYVRRYVYDDSRFKNALTGVIDESGSRIATWTYDARGRATSATHPDTTQNVRFAYGNGSTTMSWADGSGTVNFASVAGMLRMTGGSTADGVESRTLDTSGNLLQKTAPDGSAAYSYDAAGRPVRAAVTSPSGTVITSVRYADATSLHPSLVATPGKMRAFVYDAGGNVTGYSEFDTSDTTGASGFDAASTGNKLTVGARYDANNRLAQATVYVNGVKTEDWVYFPDETGNLQTAQELISRWLLGAVDRDASNRVTRATGNYREARFTYDKRGRVSRFTYNEDATALTAGLKRFLAVDYTYTPDGRVAGRTGTVARNGGTAQPITGDEIDQWISNYEIGADPVGPPANLSGSRRYLKADAPATITPVCAECYVFTKAKLAWKLFYRGLTITQTGQPVRGDVPELQIAAQEQVPFPILIPEQNGQSKRAILYAQLFQNTGDADAGFVKCSYGRPATKRCREVRERCIDKCTMQTLPTPATNDGRNFHKCFTMCLADNGC from the coding sequence ATGGCAGCGATTGACGAGTGGTGCGCCACGCCGACGGACCATGACGAATCTTGTCCGGTTGCCGATCCGGTCTATCCGGCCAACGGCAAGGTGACGCTCTCCGAAAACGACTTCCGTAGCGGCGATGGAGTGCCGCTGACATTCACTCGAAGCTACTTATCCTCACCGTTTCTCAAATCGGCGACCGCCATGGGACCGGTATGGATGAGTAACTGGCAGCGACAACTCAACGTGGCCGGGACCAGCGGTAGTTCACCCAAAGTCATTGCCTATCGTGCAAACGGCCAACCGCTCACTTTCCTGTTTACCAACGGACAGTGGAAAACATCCAGCTTCAGTGGTCTCGCTCTCGCCCAGAATGGCTCTGGATGGGCTTTGACAGACCTAACGACAGACACCGTTGAGTCGTATTCAGCACAGGGCGTCCTGCTGTCCGAAACACCGCATACCGGTTTCACCCGAACGCTCACCTATGACGGCGCGGGGCGGCTCACGGCCATCAACCAGCGCGCGGCAGGTGCGGTTCCGAAGTATGAGTTATTGTCGATCAAGCTTGAGTACGACACGTCAGGCCGTATTTACCGCATGACAGACCCAAGCGGCGGTCTTACGCAATACGGTTATGACGGGAGCAGCAACCTCGTGTCGGTCACATGGCCCGATGGTTACGTGCGGCGTTACGTCTACGACGACTCGCGCTTCAAGAACGCACTAACGGGTGTGATTGACGAATCCGGCTCACGGATTGCGACGTGGACCTATGATGCGAGAGGACGTGCTACCTCGGCAACGCATCCGGATACGACGCAGAACGTCCGATTCGCCTACGGCAACGGTTCAACGACCATGTCCTGGGCGGACGGTTCGGGCACGGTTAACTTTGCGTCAGTCGCGGGCATGTTACGCATGACCGGTGGCAGTACTGCTGATGGCGTCGAGAGTCGGACGTTGGACACGAGCGGGAATTTGCTGCAAAAAACCGCACCGGACGGAAGCGCGGCATATTCGTACGACGCTGCAGGCCGACCGGTTCGCGCTGCGGTGACTAGCCCTAGTGGCACGGTGATAACGTCAGTGCGCTATGCCGATGCGACGAGCCTGCATCCGTCACTTGTTGCAACCCCCGGCAAGATGCGTGCGTTCGTGTATGACGCAGGTGGCAACGTCACTGGATACAGCGAATTCGACACGTCTGACACAACAGGCGCTAGCGGCTTCGACGCTGCTAGCACAGGCAACAAGTTGACTGTCGGCGCGCGCTACGATGCCAATAACCGCTTGGCGCAGGCAACCGTCTATGTGAATGGTGTCAAAACCGAAGATTGGGTGTATTTCCCAGACGAAACTGGGAACCTGCAGACCGCTCAGGAATTGATCTCACGGTGGCTACTTGGTGCAGTCGATCGCGACGCGTCGAACCGTGTAACGAGAGCTACCGGGAACTATCGTGAAGCACGCTTCACGTATGACAAACGTGGACGCGTCAGCCGGTTCACCTACAACGAAGATGCGACTGCACTGACGGCGGGTCTGAAGCGCTTCCTGGCTGTGGACTACACCTATACCCCTGATGGTCGTGTGGCGGGTCGGACGGGCACGGTAGCCAGGAATGGCGGGACGGCACAACCGATCACTGGCGATGAGATAGACCAGTGGATTAGCAACTACGAGATCGGTGCTGATCCGGTCGGCCCCCCCGCCAATCTCTCTGGCTCGCGTAGATATCTAAAGGCGGACGCCCCAGCGACAATCACACCGGTATGCGCGGAGTGTTATGTTTTCACGAAGGCCAAGCTGGCATGGAAGCTCTTTTATCGCGGACTTACCATCACCCAGACAGGTCAGCCTGTTCGGGGTGACGTGCCCGAATTGCAAATAGCGGCGCAGGAGCAGGTGCCGTTTCCTATTCTTATACCCGAGCAGAATGGCCAGTCGAAACGCGCGATCCTATACGCTCAACTGTTCCAGAACACCGGCGACGCCGATGCGGGTTTCGTTAAGTGCAGTTATGGCAGACCCGCGACGAAACGTTGTCGAGAGGTGCGTGAAAGGTGTATCGACAAATGCACGATGCAGACGCTGCCGACCCCAGCGACAAACGACGGGCGAAACTTCCACAAATGTTTCACCATGTGCTTGGCTGATAACGGCTGCTAA
- the xylB gene encoding xylulokinase: MYLGIDLGTSEVKVLLLASNGRVIGTAGSPFTVSRQHQRWAEQNPEDWWAGTRTALAALRAKHPDEFAQIRGIGLSGQMHGAVLLDAQDRVLRPAILWNDMRSDKECAEFTERAPELHTVAGNLAMPGFTAPKLLWVARHEPDIFAQTACVLLPKDYLRLQLTGGKVSDPSDAAGTLWLDVAKRDWSDSLLAACNMTRAQMPSLCEGSAPSGTLLPNVAREFGLSDGVIVAAGGGDNATSAIGIGATQPGDGFVSLGTSGVLCVVGDSFRPNPASAVHAFCHAIPDRWHQMSVVLSAASCLRWVCKLTSTDEPTLLAEIEALPAEALTTAPLFLPYLSGERTPHNDPYAQGVFFGMNHATDRALLGYAVLEGVTLALADGLDALRAAGTEAKALSLLGGGARSDYWAQLLADALDTATRKHGGGETGAALGAARLGWLAAGGDPAKVLTKPPIEKEFTPNPRRHAELRNRLEAYRALYRHVRPLFDPARQPLA, translated from the coding sequence ATGTATCTCGGCATCGACCTCGGCACGTCCGAAGTGAAAGTCCTGCTGCTCGCCTCCAATGGACGCGTGATCGGCACCGCAGGCTCACCCTTTACCGTCTCGCGTCAGCATCAGCGCTGGGCCGAACAGAATCCCGAAGACTGGTGGGCTGGCACGCGCACGGCGTTGGCCGCGTTGCGCGCCAAACATCCCGACGAGTTCGCGCAGATTCGCGGCATCGGTCTCTCCGGGCAGATGCACGGGGCCGTGCTGCTGGATGCGCAGGACCGCGTTTTACGGCCCGCGATCCTGTGGAACGACATGCGCAGCGACAAGGAGTGCGCAGAGTTCACCGAGCGAGCGCCGGAGTTGCACACCGTAGCCGGCAATCTCGCGATGCCCGGTTTCACCGCGCCGAAGCTGCTATGGGTTGCGCGCCACGAACCGGACATCTTCGCGCAGACCGCCTGTGTGCTGCTGCCGAAGGACTACCTGCGCCTGCAACTGACTGGCGGCAAGGTGTCCGATCCATCGGACGCAGCGGGCACGTTGTGGCTCGACGTCGCCAAACGCGACTGGTCCGATTCGCTGCTCGCCGCCTGCAACATGACGCGCGCGCAGATGCCAAGCCTATGCGAAGGCAGCGCGCCGTCCGGCACCCTGCTGCCCAACGTGGCGCGCGAGTTCGGTTTGAGCGACGGCGTGATCGTCGCGGCCGGCGGCGGCGACAACGCCACGAGTGCAATCGGCATCGGCGCGACGCAACCGGGCGACGGCTTCGTCTCGCTCGGCACCTCGGGGGTGTTGTGCGTGGTCGGCGACAGTTTCCGGCCGAACCCCGCTTCCGCGGTGCACGCGTTCTGTCATGCGATTCCGGATCGCTGGCATCAGATGAGCGTGGTGCTGTCGGCGGCAAGTTGTTTGCGCTGGGTCTGCAAGCTCACCTCAACCGACGAGCCGACCCTGCTCGCCGAAATCGAGGCGCTGCCCGCGGAGGCGTTGACGACCGCACCGCTCTTTCTGCCCTATCTGTCCGGTGAACGCACACCGCACAACGACCCGTACGCGCAAGGCGTGTTCTTCGGCATGAATCACGCCACCGATCGCGCGTTGCTCGGCTACGCGGTGCTCGAAGGCGTGACGCTCGCGCTCGCCGACGGCCTCGACGCGTTGCGCGCGGCCGGCACCGAAGCGAAGGCGCTGTCCCTGCTCGGCGGCGGCGCGCGCAGCGACTACTGGGCACAACTGCTCGCCGATGCGCTCGACACCGCCACCCGCAAGCACGGCGGCGGCGAAACCGGCGCGGCGCTCGGCGCGGCCCGCCTCGGCTGGTTAGCCGCCGGCGGCGACCCGGCCAAGGTGCTGACCAAACCGCCGATCGAAAAGGAATTCACGCCGAACCCGCGACGGCACGCCGAACTGCGCAACCGGCTCGAGGCGTATCGCGCGCTCTACCGCCACGTGCGGCCGCTGTTCGACCCTGCGCGGCAACCGCTCGCCTAA
- a CDS encoding sugar-binding transcriptional regulator, with protein sequence MPKSTEKLDLATRAAWLYYVAGNTQNEIAEKLQVSRPVAQRLVAFAVEKNLIRVRVDHKLADCLALADQLSKRYGLSMCEVVPIDSDTSEEVDRKLAVAGAQVMERYLSEEKPMVVAVSSGRTLKAAVDQIAQLERPQHRLVSMVGAIASDGSSNRYDVALHISEKTGGKHFLLPAPLLADSEAERAQWCNHRLYRIVESLSAKADVAFVGIGNIGPQCPLHEDGFITSAEVKELMQNGAVAEMLGLPIDAAGVHVESPTGRRVTSIALDSPPRRPTIGFAGGERKREALIAVLKGGWLSGLVTDELCARAALEA encoded by the coding sequence GTGCCCAAGTCCACAGAAAAATTAGATCTTGCTACCCGCGCCGCGTGGCTGTACTACGTCGCAGGCAACACCCAGAACGAGATCGCCGAGAAACTGCAGGTGTCACGCCCGGTGGCGCAGCGGCTGGTCGCCTTCGCTGTCGAGAAGAATCTGATTCGCGTGCGCGTCGATCACAAACTGGCCGATTGTCTTGCGCTCGCCGATCAACTCTCGAAGCGCTACGGCCTGAGCATGTGCGAAGTCGTACCGATCGACAGCGATACCTCGGAGGAAGTCGACCGCAAGCTCGCGGTGGCCGGCGCGCAGGTCATGGAGCGCTATCTCAGCGAAGAAAAGCCGATGGTGGTCGCCGTGAGCAGCGGCCGTACGCTAAAGGCCGCGGTCGATCAGATCGCGCAGCTGGAGCGTCCGCAGCACCGGCTGGTATCGATGGTCGGGGCGATCGCCTCGGACGGCTCCTCGAACCGCTACGACGTCGCGCTGCATATTTCGGAGAAGACCGGCGGCAAGCATTTTCTGCTGCCCGCGCCGTTGCTCGCCGATAGCGAGGCCGAACGCGCGCAGTGGTGCAATCACCGGCTCTACCGGATCGTCGAATCGCTGTCGGCCAAGGCGGATGTCGCGTTCGTCGGCATCGGCAATATCGGGCCGCAATGCCCGTTGCACGAAGACGGCTTTATCACGTCCGCAGAAGTGAAGGAGTTGATGCAGAACGGTGCGGTGGCCGAAATGCTCGGCCTGCCCATCGATGCGGCCGGTGTACACGTCGAATCGCCGACCGGCCGGCGCGTTACCAGCATCGCGCTCGACTCGCCGCCGCGGCGCCCCACCATCGGGTTTGCCGGCGGCGAGCGCAAGCGCGAGGCGCTGATCGCGGTGCTCAAAGGCGGCTGGCTCTCGGGACTGGTGACCGACGAGCTGTGTGCGCGAGCGGCGCTCGAAGCCTGA
- the dalD gene encoding D-arabinitol 4-dehydrogenase, whose protein sequence is MNSGQGSGAAAHVILHIGAGSFHRAHQAWYLHRLNEAKVAGEPHWSLTVCNIRGDMNAVLEALAAQNGVYTLETVTPQGQRAYETIRSIERVVPWTESLDALIAAGADPACKIIAFTVTEGGYYLDEQDALDTANADLAADLKGGHTTIYGALAAILDARMKRGAGPVTLQTCDNLRSNGERFHAGMSEFLERRGAIELAQWFDDHTACPSSMVDRITPRPTPDVRERVKAATGVDDACPVMGESFIQWVIEDRFIAGRPAWEKVGAELVDSVLPYEEAKIRILNATHSCIAWAGTLVGLNFIHEGTLDPDINQFAFDYVTEDVIPCLTPSPLDLERYRDVVLERFGNPYIQDTNQRVAADGFSKLPGFIAPTLAECFERGVTPAATAMLPALFFRFLERWNAGKLPYAYQDGVMDERVARGFFSAPDPLKAFAADRLLWGSMAQTPELESALAGALARVDVWLAKRGAA, encoded by the coding sequence ATGAACAGCGGGCAAGGCAGCGGCGCGGCCGCACACGTGATCCTGCACATCGGCGCGGGATCGTTTCATCGCGCGCATCAGGCGTGGTATCTGCATCGGTTGAACGAGGCGAAGGTGGCGGGCGAGCCGCATTGGTCGCTGACGGTGTGCAATATCCGCGGCGACATGAACGCGGTGCTCGAAGCGCTCGCCGCGCAAAACGGCGTCTACACGCTCGAGACCGTGACGCCACAGGGCCAGCGCGCGTACGAGACGATTCGCTCGATCGAGCGCGTGGTGCCATGGACCGAGAGTCTCGATGCGCTGATTGCGGCAGGCGCCGATCCGGCCTGCAAGATCATTGCGTTCACCGTCACCGAAGGCGGCTATTACCTCGACGAGCAGGACGCGCTCGACACGGCCAACGCCGATCTCGCGGCTGACCTGAAAGGCGGCCACACCACCATTTACGGCGCGCTCGCGGCAATTCTCGACGCACGCATGAAGCGCGGCGCCGGCCCGGTCACGCTGCAGACCTGCGATAACCTGCGCAGCAACGGCGAGCGCTTTCATGCGGGCATGAGCGAGTTTCTCGAACGGCGCGGCGCGATCGAACTGGCGCAATGGTTCGACGACCACACCGCGTGCCCGAGTTCGATGGTCGATCGCATCACGCCGCGCCCGACGCCCGACGTGCGCGAACGCGTCAAAGCCGCCACCGGCGTCGACGATGCCTGCCCGGTGATGGGCGAATCCTTCATCCAATGGGTGATCGAAGACCGCTTCATCGCCGGACGCCCCGCGTGGGAAAAGGTCGGCGCGGAACTGGTCGACTCGGTACTGCCGTACGAGGAAGCGAAGATCCGCATTCTCAACGCGACGCATAGTTGCATTGCGTGGGCGGGTACGCTGGTCGGACTGAACTTCATCCACGAAGGCACGCTCGACCCGGACATCAACCAATTCGCCTTCGACTACGTGACCGAAGACGTGATTCCGTGCCTCACGCCGAGCCCGCTCGATCTCGAACGCTATCGCGACGTGGTGCTCGAACGCTTCGGCAATCCCTACATCCAGGACACCAACCAGCGCGTTGCGGCCGACGGCTTTTCGAAGCTGCCCGGCTTTATCGCGCCGACGCTCGCCGAATGCTTCGAGCGTGGCGTCACACCTGCGGCGACGGCGATGTTGCCGGCGCTGTTCTTCCGCTTCCTCGAACGCTGGAACGCCGGCAAGCTGCCGTATGCGTATCAGGATGGCGTGATGGACGAGCGCGTCGCCCGCGGTTTCTTTAGCGCGCCCGATCCGCTAAAGGCGTTCGCCGCTGACCGGCTGCTATGGGGCAGCATGGCGCAGACACCGGAATTGGAATCGGCGTTGGCAGGCGCGTTGGCGCGTGTCGACGTGTGGCTGGCCAAACGCGGCGCGGCTTGA